The Candidatus Palauibacter scopulicola genome includes a window with the following:
- a CDS encoding 4-hydroxy-3-methylbut-2-enyl diphosphate reductase — MAKQTLSAGRRKAPAAEERYYRRGLGLKKEIQPVIDFEYGSAIVSLIRERDFELQAGRILLRLAKSSGFCYGVDRAVDYAYESRRKFPDRRILLVGEIIHNPHVNRRLQEMEIEFLYPSEAGEFDFSGVTVDDVVIIPAFGVTLHDFEALRALDCILVDTTCGSVLNVWKRVDGYARDGFTSVIHGKYWHEETRATSSQVLKHEDGKFLVVRDMEQAQMVCSYIRGEGERASFMQTFAESVSEGFDPDLHLEKVGVANQTTMLASESLAIAAKLGEAVADRWGPEEMPDRFRSFDTICSATQKRQDAVKDMMEDPPDLMVVIGGYNSSNTNQLAYLCSLYTTTYHIEDAACIDTVRGRITHKPLGTDDTVTEGAWLPDGNISIGITAGASTPNSKLGEAVERILRGAGYDPSGILRA, encoded by the coding sequence ATGGCAAAACAGACACTGAGTGCGGGCCGTCGCAAGGCGCCGGCCGCGGAGGAACGCTACTACCGGCGCGGGCTGGGTCTGAAGAAGGAGATCCAGCCGGTGATCGATTTCGAGTATGGGAGCGCCATCGTCTCCCTCATCCGGGAGCGGGACTTCGAGCTTCAGGCCGGGCGGATCCTTCTGCGCCTCGCGAAGAGTTCCGGGTTCTGCTACGGCGTGGACCGCGCGGTGGACTACGCGTACGAGTCGCGCCGCAAGTTCCCGGATCGGCGGATCCTCCTCGTCGGCGAGATCATCCACAACCCGCATGTGAACCGCCGGCTCCAGGAGATGGAGATCGAGTTCCTCTATCCTTCCGAAGCCGGGGAGTTCGACTTCAGCGGCGTCACCGTCGACGACGTCGTGATCATCCCGGCCTTCGGCGTGACGCTGCACGACTTCGAAGCGTTGCGGGCCCTCGACTGCATTCTGGTCGACACGACGTGCGGCTCGGTGCTCAACGTATGGAAGCGGGTGGACGGCTACGCGCGCGACGGGTTCACCTCCGTCATCCACGGCAAGTACTGGCACGAGGAGACGCGGGCGACCAGTTCGCAGGTCCTCAAGCACGAAGACGGGAAGTTCCTCGTCGTTCGCGACATGGAGCAGGCCCAAATGGTCTGTTCCTATATCCGCGGAGAAGGGGAGCGGGCGTCCTTCATGCAGACGTTTGCGGAATCCGTGTCCGAAGGGTTCGACCCCGACCTCCACCTGGAGAAGGTCGGCGTCGCCAACCAGACGACGATGCTGGCTTCCGAGTCGCTGGCCATCGCGGCGAAGCTCGGCGAGGCGGTCGCGGACCGCTGGGGGCCGGAGGAGATGCCGGACCGCTTCCGCAGCTTCGACACCATCTGCTCGGCGACGCAGAAGCGGCAGGACGCCGTCAAGGACATGATGGAGGACCCGCCGGACCTCATGGTCGTGATCGGAGGCTACAACTCCTCGAACACGAACCAGCTCGCGTACCTCTGCAGCCTGTATACGACGACGTATCACATAGAGGACGCCGCCTGCATCGATACCGTGCGCGGTCGCATCACCCACAAGCCGCTGGGAACCGATGACACGGTGACGGAGGGCGCCTGGTTGCCGGACGGGAACATCAGCATCGGCATCACGGCGGGCGCCTCCACGCCGAACTCGAAGCTCGGCGAGGCGGTGGAGCGCATCCTGCGGGGCGCCGGCTACGACCCCTCCGGCATCCTGAGGGCCTGA
- a CDS encoding MaoC family dehydratase N-terminal domain-containing protein: MESGPATEGGPSMAGEAHGVGRTEEVLDRASPALASAMLATLDRDPSALSRGDPLPPLFHWMYCRELAPGSQLDVDGHQKRGDFLPALPLSRRMWAGGRLKFEGTVRVGDGLRRRSTVLSVTPKAGRSGPLVLVTVEHRILGHDGEIVEEQDLVFLERPAEPLVLPDVPAANEEMEWSESVTPNAAMLFRFSALTFNAHRIHYDRTYARDVEMYPDLVVHGPLTALLLADLAVRRSGRPLRTLSFRARRPMFVDRTIALQGRREGDRADLRALDETGALAMSAQATLA; this comes from the coding sequence ATGGAGAGTGGACCGGCGACGGAGGGCGGACCGTCGATGGCGGGCGAGGCGCACGGCGTCGGACGCACCGAGGAGGTCCTGGACCGGGCGTCCCCGGCGCTCGCGAGCGCCATGCTCGCCACGCTGGACCGGGACCCGTCGGCACTGAGCCGGGGAGATCCCCTCCCGCCCCTGTTCCACTGGATGTACTGCCGGGAACTGGCGCCGGGCAGCCAGCTCGACGTCGACGGCCATCAGAAACGCGGCGACTTCCTGCCGGCGCTGCCCCTCTCCCGCCGCATGTGGGCCGGCGGCCGCCTGAAGTTCGAGGGGACCGTCCGGGTGGGAGACGGGCTCCGCCGTCGATCGACGGTCCTATCGGTCACGCCCAAGGCCGGCCGCAGCGGCCCGCTCGTGCTGGTCACGGTCGAGCACCGGATCTTGGGCCACGACGGGGAGATCGTCGAGGAACAGGACCTGGTCTTCCTCGAGCGGCCCGCCGAGCCGCTGGTGCTGCCCGACGTTCCCGCCGCGAACGAAGAGATGGAGTGGTCGGAGTCCGTGACGCCGAACGCCGCCATGCTGTTCCGGTTCTCGGCGCTCACCTTCAACGCGCACCGCATCCACTACGACCGGACCTACGCGCGCGATGTCGAGATGTATCCCGATCTCGTCGTGCACGGCCCGCTCACGGCGCTGCTCCTCGCCGATCTCGCGGTCCGGCGCTCCGGGCGGCCGCTGCGGACGCTGAGCTTCCGGGCCCGCCGGCCGATGTTCGTCGACCGGACGATCGCCCTTCAGGGAAGACGGGAAGGGGACCGGGCGGATCTCAGGGCGCTCGACGAGACGGGCGCCCTCGCGATGTCCGCCCAGGCCACCTTGGCCTGA
- a CDS encoding thiamine pyrophosphate-binding protein — MTGDDPDISPQPDAHGSHGSHGSEGSRGADGSDGSDWGEEVYRSLPGLGIRHVATVPDAGLGRFLELCEADAGIRLITLTTEEEGIALACGTWLGGELAAVAIQSSGVGNIVNMLALPNVCRIPCLLLVSMRGEAEERNPWQVPVGCAVPDLLAALGVDVFRPEAASGVAPAFVEAAARAREAGRPAAVLVSQRIIGAKSFAGAD, encoded by the coding sequence GTGACAGGGGACGACCCGGACATCTCGCCGCAGCCCGACGCCCACGGCTCTCACGGCTCTCACGGCTCCGAAGGCTCCCGCGGCGCCGACGGCTCCGACGGCTCGGATTGGGGGGAGGAGGTATACCGATCGCTCCCGGGCCTCGGGATCCGTCATGTCGCCACGGTGCCGGACGCCGGTCTCGGGAGGTTCCTCGAACTGTGCGAAGCGGACGCCGGAATCCGGCTCATCACGCTCACGACGGAGGAGGAGGGGATCGCCCTCGCCTGCGGCACGTGGCTCGGCGGCGAACTCGCGGCCGTCGCCATCCAGTCGAGCGGCGTCGGCAACATCGTGAACATGCTCGCACTCCCGAACGTGTGCCGGATTCCCTGTCTCCTCCTCGTGTCCATGCGCGGGGAAGCGGAGGAGCGGAACCCGTGGCAGGTCCCGGTGGGGTGCGCCGTGCCCGACCTCCTCGCGGCCCTCGGAGTGGACGTGTTCCGTCCGGAGGCCGCCTCCGGGGTGGCGCCGGCGTTTGTGGAAGCCGCCGCGCGGGCGCGGGAGGCCGGACGGCCCGCCGCGGTGCTCGTCAGCCAGCGCATCATCGGCGCCAAGTCGTTCGCGGGCGCCGACTGA
- a CDS encoding ABC transporter ATP-binding protein has translation MIEARRAETGDDRCVVDLRGVEFRYPKFRLGPLSLQIRPGAAVALVGPNGAGKTTLLGILSGHRVISAGRVRILGRERAGVDPTIREQVAIVPTELLGLRWMRVGEHFDFLSHFYSGWDMAKAREMADALDLHLADRLRELSRGQSLKVSLCTALAQGAKLLLFDEPTAGLDPVARHDALQLIRSYTRQFPDVAIVLATHILEDLDEIPFTRLLVLREGKALSPSGEGPLVSSDAGIRETAKRMLLGAAGR, from the coding sequence ATGATCGAAGCACGTAGAGCGGAAACCGGGGACGACCGTTGCGTCGTCGACCTCCGGGGGGTCGAGTTTCGCTATCCGAAGTTCCGGCTCGGGCCACTCAGTCTGCAGATCCGCCCCGGCGCCGCTGTGGCGCTTGTCGGACCGAACGGCGCGGGGAAGACGACGCTCCTTGGCATCCTGTCCGGCCACCGCGTCATCTCGGCGGGCAGGGTCCGGATATTGGGACGGGAACGGGCCGGGGTGGACCCGACGATCCGAGAGCAGGTGGCGATCGTTCCCACCGAGCTCCTGGGGCTCCGATGGATGAGAGTGGGCGAGCACTTCGATTTCCTCTCCCACTTCTACTCCGGCTGGGACATGGCAAAGGCCCGGGAAATGGCCGACGCGCTGGACCTGCACTTGGCCGATCGCCTCCGGGAGCTCTCTCGCGGACAGAGCTTGAAGGTCTCCTTATGCACGGCCCTGGCCCAGGGAGCCAAACTCCTCCTGTTTGACGAGCCCACGGCCGGCCTCGACCCGGTGGCCCGGCACGACGCGCTCCAGCTCATTCGGTCCTACACAAGGCAATTCCCTGATGTCGCGATCGTTCTGGCAACGCACATACTCGAGGACCTGGACGAGATCCCGTTCACCCGCCTTCTCGTCTTGCGGGAGGGGAAGGCCCTGAGTCCCTCGGGGGAAGGCCCGCTGGTGTCGAGCGACGCCGGCATTCGCGAGACGGCGAAGCGGATGCTGCTGGGAGCGGCGGGGCGATGA
- a CDS encoding thiamine pyrophosphate-dependent enzyme, giving the protein MAGATLDRRALVAGILDRRGDAAVVAGLGSAAWDCHAAGDSPLNFYFWGAMGGAAMLGLGVALARSDRRVLVVTGDAEMLMGMGSLATIAAQAPSNLALLVLDNEAFGETGRQAGLTGKNTDIAAIARGAGIETAFTVGDEGGEGVSGTDVEALATTLAATLFEEDGPVLCVAKVALSAEPDSYPPRDGVLLRARFRAALAGD; this is encoded by the coding sequence ATGGCGGGCGCGACGCTGGACCGGCGGGCGCTCGTCGCGGGGATCCTGGACCGGCGCGGCGACGCGGCCGTGGTCGCGGGACTCGGTTCCGCCGCGTGGGACTGTCACGCGGCGGGCGACTCGCCGCTCAACTTCTACTTCTGGGGCGCGATGGGCGGGGCGGCGATGCTGGGGCTCGGAGTCGCCCTCGCGCGGTCGGACCGGCGGGTGCTCGTGGTCACCGGGGACGCGGAGATGCTGATGGGGATGGGGAGCCTCGCCACGATCGCCGCGCAGGCCCCTTCCAACCTCGCGCTCCTCGTGCTCGACAACGAGGCGTTCGGCGAGACGGGACGCCAGGCGGGGCTCACGGGGAAGAACACGGACATCGCCGCGATCGCGCGCGGGGCCGGCATTGAGACGGCCTTCACGGTCGGGGACGAGGGAGGGGAGGGGGTTTCGGGGACGGACGTCGAAGCCCTGGCGACGACCCTGGCGGCGACCCTGTTCGAGGAGGACGGCCCGGTGCTGTGCGTCGCGAAAGTCGCGCTCAGCGCCGAGCCGGATTCATATCCGCCGAGGGACGGCGTCCTGCTCCGGGCCCGTTTCCGGGCCGCGCTCGCGGGCGACTGA
- a CDS encoding aminotransferase class V-fold PLP-dependent enzyme, which yields MAKQDILAEPGSASPAAAGSASSTATVAESALPLDDRIDELRGQFPILSRKTYLNSNSLGALSLRSVQERRRFEDLWHEMGAAAWYEIWVAKLEEVRAQFGRTIEAEADTIALMSSVSAAVSVVWGAIAASVRSTGRNKVVLTELDFPTVGHHFLSQRANGLEVEIVPSPDGIHVPLESIRAAVDERTALLATSHVFFTSGNTQDAAELTRIAHDAGAFMLLDAYQSNGQLAIDAGALGVDFLVGGALKWLCGGPGMAYLHVNPGVSIDPVTLSWFGVQNQFLFDIRDATPRADARRFELGTPAAGVAYTAAGGLSIVLEYGIPTIQKRNRLLANDLRERLSDLGYRLHQASDPAARSALVLVDYDGDAAAAVRHLAARDVVVDHRGPLVRFSPHFYNTLEDNERAVAALAET from the coding sequence ATGGCGAAACAGGATATTTTGGCCGAGCCCGGATCGGCCAGCCCGGCTGCGGCGGGATCGGCCAGCTCGACCGCGACGGTAGCGGAGTCGGCGCTGCCGCTCGACGACCGCATCGACGAGTTGCGCGGCCAGTTTCCAATCCTCTCCCGCAAGACCTACCTGAACTCCAACTCCCTCGGCGCGCTCTCCCTCCGCTCCGTGCAGGAGCGCCGGCGCTTCGAGGATCTGTGGCACGAGATGGGCGCGGCCGCCTGGTATGAGATCTGGGTCGCCAAGCTCGAGGAGGTCCGGGCTCAATTCGGGCGGACGATCGAAGCCGAGGCCGACACCATCGCGCTGATGTCGAGCGTCTCGGCCGCGGTCTCCGTCGTGTGGGGCGCCATCGCGGCCAGCGTGCGGAGCACGGGCCGCAACAAGGTCGTACTCACGGAACTCGACTTCCCGACGGTCGGCCACCACTTCCTGTCGCAGCGGGCGAACGGTCTCGAAGTGGAGATCGTGCCGAGCCCCGACGGGATTCACGTCCCGCTCGAATCGATCCGCGCCGCCGTGGACGAGCGCACCGCGCTGCTCGCGACGTCCCACGTCTTCTTCACGAGCGGCAACACGCAGGACGCGGCCGAACTCACGCGGATCGCCCACGACGCCGGGGCGTTCATGCTGCTGGACGCGTATCAATCAAATGGACAGCTCGCGATCGACGCGGGAGCGCTGGGAGTGGACTTCCTCGTCGGCGGTGCGCTCAAGTGGCTGTGCGGCGGTCCGGGGATGGCATATCTCCATGTGAACCCAGGGGTTTCTATCGATCCGGTGACGCTTTCCTGGTTCGGTGTTCAAAACCAGTTCCTTTTCGACATCCGCGATGCGACGCCCCGGGCGGACGCCAGGCGCTTCGAGCTGGGGACTCCCGCCGCCGGCGTCGCGTACACGGCCGCGGGAGGCCTGTCGATCGTTCTCGAGTACGGGATTCCGACCATTCAGAAGCGTAACCGGCTCCTGGCGAACGACTTGCGGGAGAGGTTGTCGGATCTCGGCTACAGGCTCCACCAGGCGTCGGATCCGGCGGCGCGATCCGCCCTCGTCCTCGTTGATTACGACGGAGACGCGGCCGCCGCTGTGCGTCACCTGGCCGCGCGCGACGTGGTTGTCGACCATCGCGGTCCCCTGGTTCGATTCTCCCCCCATTTCTACAACACGCTCGAGGACAACGAACGCGCCGTCGCGGCGCTGGCCGAGACTTGA
- a CDS encoding acyl-CoA dehydrogenase family protein: MFTSSEDGYEAIREGVRGLCERFPGEYWRDRDRESAYPTAFIEALTEAGYLAALIPEEYGGAGLDLKAACVILEMIQRTGCNGAACHAQMYIMGTLLRHGSEAQKRRYLPRIAAGELRLQAFGVSEPTCGTDTTRIATTAERDGDAYVIHGQKTWISRSEHSDLMLLLARTTPREESAKPTAGMSVFLVDLRDEVGESVTIRPIETMINHSTTEVFFDGLRVPAANLIGEEGKGFRYILDGLNAERVLIAAECVGDARFFVERAAEYAKEREVFGRPIGQNQGIQFPIAEAHMKTEAAALMVERAASLFDDGAPCGAEANMAKYLAADASWAAADMCMQTYGGFAFSTEYDIERKFRETRLYQIAPISTNLILSHVATHVLGLPKSF; the protein is encoded by the coding sequence GTGTTCACGAGTTCCGAAGACGGCTACGAGGCGATCCGCGAGGGCGTTCGCGGCCTGTGCGAGCGCTTTCCGGGCGAGTACTGGCGGGACCGGGACCGCGAGAGCGCCTACCCGACCGCGTTCATCGAGGCGCTGACCGAGGCGGGATACCTCGCGGCGCTCATCCCCGAGGAATACGGAGGCGCCGGACTCGACCTCAAGGCGGCGTGCGTCATCCTCGAGATGATCCAGCGCACCGGGTGCAACGGGGCCGCCTGCCACGCCCAGATGTACATCATGGGCACCCTGCTCCGGCACGGGAGCGAGGCGCAGAAGCGGCGCTACCTGCCCCGGATCGCGGCGGGAGAGTTGCGCCTGCAGGCCTTCGGGGTGAGCGAGCCGACCTGCGGCACGGACACGACCCGGATCGCGACGACCGCCGAGCGTGACGGCGACGCCTACGTCATCCACGGGCAGAAGACGTGGATCTCCCGCTCCGAACACTCCGACCTCATGCTCCTGCTCGCGCGCACGACGCCCCGCGAGGAGAGCGCGAAGCCCACGGCGGGGATGTCCGTCTTCCTGGTCGACCTGCGGGACGAAGTCGGGGAGTCCGTCACGATCCGGCCCATCGAGACGATGATCAACCACTCCACCACCGAGGTGTTCTTCGACGGACTGCGTGTGCCGGCGGCGAACCTCATCGGCGAGGAGGGGAAGGGGTTCCGCTACATCCTCGATGGCCTGAACGCCGAGCGCGTGCTCATCGCGGCCGAGTGCGTCGGGGACGCGCGGTTCTTCGTGGAGCGTGCCGCGGAATACGCGAAGGAGCGCGAGGTGTTCGGGCGCCCCATCGGGCAGAACCAGGGCATCCAGTTCCCGATCGCCGAAGCCCACATGAAGACGGAGGCGGCGGCGCTCATGGTCGAGCGGGCGGCGTCGCTGTTCGACGACGGCGCGCCCTGCGGCGCCGAGGCGAACATGGCCAAGTACCTCGCGGCGGACGCCTCGTGGGCCGCGGCCGACATGTGCATGCAGACGTACGGGGGCTTCGCCTTCTCCACCGAGTACGACATCGAGCGCAAGTTCCGCGAGACCCGCCTGTACCAGATCGCGCCGATCTCCACGAACCTGATCCTGTCGCATGTGGCGACCCATGTCCTGGGTCTCCCGAAGTCGTTCTAG